In Pyricularia oryzae 70-15 chromosome 2, whole genome shotgun sequence, one genomic interval encodes:
- a CDS encoding BET3 family protein has protein sequence MSFDSVMPPYNASDPTAMFCSSSCLDFLLIELVPMAYRVANDVEAAAAALEGRSEESQQQQAQRSGPDAASSASRPAPPGARRGIMDEDEERDAVFYRLETQGYRVGQGLVERFSKDRPRLNDTLDVIKFICKDLWTLVFRKQVDNLKTNHRGVYVLTDNSFRPFAKMSSEAGGQAVMRAEPFLWFPCGIVRGALAAMGVNATVQAETTELPGAVFQIKTVAAKA, from the exons ATGTCGTTCGACTCGGTCATGCCGCCGTACAACGCGTCGGACCCGACGGCCATGTTCTGCAGCTCGTCGTGCCTCGACTTTTTGCTCATCGAGCTCGTCCCCATGGCGTACCGGGTCGCCAACGACGTCGAGGCCGCGGCTGCCGCACTGGAGGGAAGATCGGAAGAatcgcaacaacaacaagcacAAAGATCGGGGCCGGATGCGGCTTCGTCCGCCTCgaggccggcgccgccggggGCGCGGCGCGGGATcatggacgaggacgaggagcgaGATGCCGTGTTCTACAGGCTTGAGACCCAGGGGTACCGGGTCGGCCAGGGCCTGGTGGAGAG GTTCTCCAAGGATCGTCCACGGCTCAACGACACGCTGGACGTGATCAAGTTCATCTGCAAGGACCTGTGGACGCTTGTGTTCCGCAAGCAGGTCGATAATTTGAAGACGAACCACAGG GGTGTTTACGTCCTGACCGACAATTCCTTCCGGCCTTTCGCCAAAATGAGCTCAGAAGCCGGTGGCCAGGCAGTCATGAGAGCAGAACCG TTTCTATGGTTCCCCTGCGGAATTGTTCGCGGCGCTCTGGCAGCTATGGGTGTCAACGCCACCGTGCAGGCGGAGACGACGGAGCTCCCGGGGGCAGTTTTCCAGATCAAGACCGTTGCTGCAAAGGCTTAG
- a CDS encoding MIZ zinc finger protein, which produces MTAQQPTKSEIQSLVSLIQSNTLLNRQLQSICQINGLKGSGVKADLQRRIVERVTFKPSPFYEPKALVADVRVCDAMAHHRNTVAISLKAHELGNHLSDPSIRIFVFCSTADTGVQDIAFPYQSDLKVNGGDVKANLRGLKNKPGSTRPVDITDQLRLRPAGYINNVEFTYALTDKGRVPSKKKKETQRYYISIYACKSHKAPALVEKIRAGKKIPRASVVSEITRKAQDTEIETTSSNMSLKCPLSYSRLVDPVRSTACKHIQCFDALSYLQLQEQGPQWICPICNKPAPFDSLAVDEYAREILAKTSQSIEQVTIDPSGEWRIPGSESVDLRDEAGNGGGNETNYIVDDEVILSDISIFSGRRTATPSRSLQLPSTPNTGVSREGSTMPRSVASAGTKRSAAVIDLTLSDDDEPSGPPPTKRQNVNGFY; this is translated from the exons ATGACAGCACAACAACCCACCAAATCGGAGATCCAAAGCCTGGTCAGCCTGATACAGAGCAATACGCTTCTCAACCGCCAGCTTCAATCAATCTGCCAAATCAACGGATTGAAGGGCTCTGGCGTAAAAGCCGACCTTCAACGCCGTATCGTGGAAC GAGTTACTTTCAAACCGAGTCCTTTCTATGAACCCAAGGCACTTGTAGCCGACGTCAGGGTATGCGACG CCATGGCACATCACCGCAACACGGTCGCCATCTCGTTAAAGGCGCATGAGCTCGGCAATCACCTGTCTGACCCGTCAATCAGGATCTTTGTGTTTTGTTCCACGGCAGATACCGGCGTCCAGGACATTGCCTTCCCCTACCAGTCGGATCTCAAGGTTAACGGTGGAGATGTTAAGGCGAACCTCCGAGGCCTGAAGAACAAACCCGGCTCCACCAGACCCGTTGACATCACTGATCAGTTGCGACTCAGGCCTGCGGGCTATATCAACAATGTCGAGTTCACTTATGCATTGACCGACAAGGGACGTGTCCCatccaaaaagaagaaagagacaCAA AGGTATTACATTTCCATCTACGCCTGCAAGTCGCACAAGGCCCCTGCGCTTGTTGAGAAGATCAGAGCCGGCAAGAAGATCCCCCGGGCTTCTGTGGTTTCGGAAA TTACTCGCAAGGCACAGGATACGGAGATTGAGACGACATCATCAAATATGTCGTTGAAATGCCCACTATCGTATTCGCGACTGGTCGATCCTGTCAGGTCTACGGCGTGTAAACACATACAATGTTTCGACGCACTTTCCTACTTGCAGCTGCAAGAGCAAGGCCCGCAATGGATATGCCCCATTTGCAACAAGCCTGCTCCCTTTGACAGTCTTGCAGTTGACGA GTATGCCCGTGAGATTCTGGCCAAGACATCGCAGTCGATCGAGCAGGTCACCATCGATCCCAGTGGAGAATGGCGAATACCAGGCTCCGAGTCGGTGGACTTGAGGGACGAGGCCGGGAATGGAGGTGGTAATGAGACCAACTACATTGTCGATGATGAAGTGATATTATCCGACATCAGCATTTTCAGCGGTCGTAGGACAGCCACCCCGAGTCGGTCGTTACAGCTACCCAGCACTCCTAATACCGGAGTTTCAAGAGAGGGGTCAACTATGCCCCGTTCGGTTGCCTCAGCGGGAACTAAGCGCTCGGCAGCAGTCATTGATTTGACACTGTCGGACGACGATGAGCCTTCTGGCCCCCCGCCGACAAAAAGGCAGAACGTCAATGGCTTCTACTAG
- a CDS encoding nucleolar protein 4: MPPHHLPRRLESKNAVHSFATSETLTELFSQHFPVKHATVVLDQKTKTPRGYGFVTFTDAEDALQAKEKLDNHLIEGRRLRLEIAEPRHRAATKAGVAVDTPLAAEKRKREEEEAEGRKPPKLIIRNLPWSIKTKDQLSALFQSYGKVRFSDVPNSKGKLSGFGFVTLRGKKNAEKAIEGLNGKEVDGRTIAVDWAVDKATWEKQQQNEDDSDTPKKTKMKKVDAEAKSKADQASTKTKPKGNDDFDEDEDLKNFFANQGDNLEDEDESDEDDDEDKKSEDADEEDEDEDEEEGGANVNDDEETKKTPQTTDNSNTLFIRNLPFTTTDEQLKEHFTHFGAVRYARVVMDHATQKSAGKGFVCFFNAEDAESCLRAAPKYRPAPTLSKHSVLQDETVDTDGKYTLEGRILQVSKALSKGEAQQLSSEAAAARDSEEKDKRRLFLLNEGQIRPDSPIYSQLPQSEIQMREASAKQRKKMIESNPSLHLSLTRLAIRNIPRSMTSKDLKALARQAVVGFATDVKAGKRQPLSKEESRRAAKTGKEAEHKRKLKRSGVVSQAKVVFESKDGSKVSEPRKGAAADAGAKSRGYGFIEYSSHRWALMGARWLNGHAVEGGTGKKATRLIVEFAIENANVVARRSAAQDRARGLAGTDAAKPQLKAAEDRNFKGDVARSRSDGAEEEMLEGEGEKPSKSAGKKLAMRQQIIGRKRMMRKKKAEVRKGKR; this comes from the exons ATGCCGCCGCACCACCTACCAAGAAGGCTCGAGTCGAAGAACGCCGTTCACTCTTT CGCCACCAGCGAGACTTTGACCGAGCTGTTTTCGCAACACTTTCCCGTCAAGCACGCCACCGTTGTGCTTGACCAAAAGACAAAGACCCCTCGCGGATATGGTTTCGTTACCTTTACCGACGCAGAGGATGCGCTGCAGGCCAAGGAGAAGCTTGACAACCATCTGATAGAGGGTCGCCGCTTGAGGTTGGAAATTGCAGAGCCCAGACATCGTGCCGCAACAAAGGCAGGCGTTGCTGTTGACACGCCCCTCGCTGCCGAGAAGCGCAAGagagaggaagaggaggccgAGGGTCGCAAGCCTCCCAAATTGATTATAAGGAACTTGCCATGGAGCATCAAGACCAAGGATCAGCTTTCGGCACTCTTCCAAAGTTATGGAAAGGTCCGGTTTTCCGATGTGCCCAACTCCAAAGGAAAGCTGTCGGGCTTTGGGTTCGTGACCCTTCGCGGGAAAAAGAATGCAGAAAAGGCAATTGAAGGCCTGAATGGAAAGGAAGTTGATGGAAGAACTATTGCCGTTGATTGGGCTGTCGACAAGGCTACTTGggagaagcagcagcagaacgAAGATGACTCTGATACACCCAAGAAGACAAAGATGAAGAaggtcgacgccgaggcgaagaGCAAGGCCGATCAAGCCAgtacaaaaacaaaaccgaAGGGCAATGATGACTttgacgaggacgaagatCTCAAAAACTTCTTCGCAAATCAGGGTGACAATTTAGAAGATGAGGACGagagcgacgaggatgatgacgaggatAAAAAGAGCGAAGATGCggatgaagaagatgaagatgaagatgaagaggaGGGTGGAGCAAACGTGAACGACGacgaagaaaccaagaaaaCCCCCCAGACGACAGACAACTCTAACACACTGTTTATACGTAACCTACCATTCACCACTACCGATGAGCAGCTCAAGGAGCACTTCACACACTTCGGTGCTGTGAGGTACGCCAGGGTCGTCATGGACCATGCCACCCAAAAGTCAGCTGGCAAGGGCTTCGTTTGTTTCTTCAACGCTGAGGATGCAGAGTCGTGCCTTCGGGCTgcgcctaaataccgcccTGCTCCAACGCTGTCGAAGCACTCTGTTCTCCAAGACGAGACAGTAGATACGGATGGCAAGTACACTCTGGAAGGCCGTATCCTGCAGGTGTCCAAGGCACTAAGCAAGGGAGAGGCGCAACAGCTCAGTTCTGAGGCCGCGGCCGCCCGCGACTCGGAGGAGAAGGATAAGAGACGATTGTTTCTGTTGAACGAGGGACAAATACGCCCGGACTCGCCCATTTACAGCCAGCTTCCTCAATCCGAGATTCAGATGAGAGAGGCCAGCGCGAAGCAGCGCAAGAAGATGATAGAGAGCAACCCCAGTCTGCATTTGAGCTTGACGCGGTTGGCCATCCGTAATATCCCCCGCAGCATGACATCCAAGGACCTCAAGGCCCTGGCGCGTCAGGCCGTCGTGGGATTTGCCACTGACGTCAAGGCAGGCAAGCGTCAACCGCTGTCCAAGGAGGAGTCGAGGCGAGCTGCCAAAACGGGCAAGGAAGCCGAGCACAAGCGTAAGCTGAAGCGTAGCGGTGTCGTATCGCAGGCAAAGGTCGTGTTCGAGAGCAAGGACGGTTCCAAGGTGTCCGAGCCTAGAaagggcgccgccgccgacgctgGTGCCAAGAGCAGAGGCTACGGCTTCATCGAGTACTCGTCGCACAGGTGGGCATTGATGGGTGCGCGGTGGCTGAATGGTCATGCCGTCGAAGGCGGCACCGGCAAGAAGGCCACTCGTCTCATCGTCGAGTTTGCCATTGAGAACGCAAACGTCGTTGCCAGGCGGAGCGCTGCTCAGGATAGGGCCAGAGGTCTGGCTGGGACAGATGCGGCCAAGCCTCAGCTCAAAGCAGCCGAAGATAGGAACTTCAAGGGTGATGTTGCAAGAAGCCGGTCCGAcggcgccgaggaggagatgCTGGAGGGAGAAGGGGAGAAGCCGTCAAAGTCGGCGGGTAAAAAATTGGCAATGAGGCAGCAGATCATAGGCCGGAAGAGGATGATGCGCAAGAAGAAGGCAGAGGTACGGAAAGGAAAGCGATAG
- a CDS encoding pyruvate dehydrogenase complex protein X component yields the protein MASLASLGRLSGRAGQVGGRRLAQSTVARRDFRTSTAALAAQNFTMPALSPTMTEGNIATWRVKEGDKFQAGDVLLEIETDKATMDVEAQEEGVVMKILQGDGAKAVKVGARIAVLAEEGDDVSTLEIPAEDQTGAKDSAKEQLSQGSSTYGGGSAPPPNDSVPDQPTHSAAKANGGGKAPKQTYPLLPSVAHLVKEKGLDEAALAEMTPTGPNGRLLKGDVLAYLGAINQKTPVSISEMFERLSHLDLSNIKIVKSTPPPAKEETKAAAAAETPAPRVQQVQVSLPVSLEAAFRAHRKVYKNLAVNLPLATFIERAADIANEGLPASARKPSADDLFNDLLGLPQAGHSATRGRYFPMISSPTATVAQPAFSGSRQQTDIIDILSGTATKARKPVAQPVAEFDVTDADVPLFSLNVPKTEEKRARVFLERIKVVLENEPARLLL from the exons ATGGCTTCATTAGCTTCACTCGGCCGCCTGTCCGGCAGGGCGGGACAAGTCGGCGGACGGAGGCTCGCGCAATCTACAGTCGCGCGCAGAG ACTTTAGGACCTCGACAGCTGCCCTGGCAGCTCAGAACTTCACCATGCCAGCCCTTTCGCCGACCATGACCGAGGGAAACATCGCGACGTGGCGTGTCAAGGAGGGCGACAAGTTCCAAGCCGGTGATGTTCTGCTCGAGATCGAGACCGACAAGGCCACCATGGACGTCGAGGCacaggaggagggcgtcgtcaTGAAGATCCTGCAGGGTGACGGTGCAAAGGCAGTCAAGGTGGGCGCCCGCATCGCAGTCCTCGCCGAGGAGGGCGATGACGTCTCGACCCTCGAGATCCCCGCCGAGGACCAGACTGGTGCCAAGGACAGCGCAAAGGAACAATTGTCCCAGGGCTCATCGACCTACGGCGGCGGCTCGGCTCCTCCGCCCAACGACTCGGTGCCAGACCAGCCTACCCACTCAGCGGCCAAGGCGAACGGTGGCGGCAAGGCACCCAAACAGACATACCCCCTGCTGCCGTCAGTCGCTCACCTCGTCAAGGAGAAGGGCTTGGACGAGGCGGCCCTGGCGGAGATGACGCCGACGGGCCCCAACGGCCGCCTGCTCAAGGGTGACGTCCTGGCCTACCTTGGCGCCATCAACCAGAAGACGCCCGTGTCCATCTCCGAGATGTTTGAGAGGCTTTCACATCTGGACCTCAGCAATATCAAGATAGTAAAATCGACCCCGCCGCCCGCCAAGGAGGAAAcgaaggccgccgccgccgccgagactCCCGCTCCCAGGGTACAGCAGGTCCAGGTCAGCCTTCCTGTGTCACTCGAGGCTGCGTTCCGCGCTCACCGCAAGGTCTACAAGAACCTGGCCGTCAATCTGCCTCTGGCCACCTTCATCGAGCGTGCCGCAGACATTGCCAACGAAGGCCTCCCCGCATCGGCCCGCAAGCCTTCGGCCGACGACCTCTTCAACGACCTTCTCGGTCTCCCTCAGGCGGGGCACAGCGCCACTCGCGGCCGCTACTTCCCTATGATCTCTTCCCCTACCGCTACTGTCGCCCAGCCCGCCTTCTCGGGCAGCCGCCAGCAGACCGACATCATCGACATCCTGTCCGGCACAGCCACCAAGGCCAGGAAGCCGGTTGCCCAGCCTGTGGCCGAGTTCGATGTTACCGATGCCGACGTGCCCCTGTTCAGCCTCAACGTGCCGAAAACTGAGGAGAAGCGCGCCAGGGTTTTCCTCGAGAGAATCAAGGTTGTGTTGGAGAACGAGCCGGCAAGGCTATTGTTGTAA
- a CDS encoding magnesium transporter ALR2 — protein MSDHDEHVGNSGYSTPVPELDDHRHQTASVQRADRPRRGTFDSLYGGRQLEAEHSQGGTASSVRVRDFEEAIIDDEAADISPTPFRVRRPTVESERSVSPPNSVKAFAQARKRERGMSNSEPRLRNDEQELVRTTSVASRHSYRSRQPTVRTAPGDDVSSLSTNKSAEEDVCFPVQDDHMGDRLHIDFDFLESFIQSDYELQQTERLERRPTHKVFSDMRPSTATHASPVVTSDGDFLEMPMGKTSSVNEKDDTGSGTEAAKPTPLPREVNRFNFFSSAWESTIHAQYFGDLILPGEDIRGLFSFPRGETDGVWWLDVSNPTAEEVRGICKAFGIHPLTIEDITTQETREKIELFPSYYFACFRTFEKVQDENGDTEFEPFYVYVVVFREGTLSFSSKSNLHASHVSKRIAALKDYVALSSDWICYALIDDIVDSFGPVISKLELETESVEDEVFIARSDDMHTFLRKIGVIRKNVMALMRLLGGKADVLKGFTKRCNENYKVTPRMDIGLYLGDIQDHVVTMMTNLGHFEKMLSRSHGNYLTQLTIDNITQGTDTNRMLTKITFLASIIVPLNVVTGLFGMNVHVPYQEVESLDAFFTILGCLGAFVVICLCTARKLKYI, from the exons ATGTCTGACCACGACGAACACGTCGGGAACTCGGGCTACTCTACCCCGGTTCCTGAGCTCGATGACCACCGTCATCAGACGGCCAGTGTCCAACGCGCCGACCGACCACGCCGCGGAACGTTCGATTCCCTCTACGGAGGTCGTCAACTCGAGGCAGAGCACAGCCAGGGTGGTACGGCATCCTCGGTTCGAGTTCGTGATTTCGAGGAGGCGATCATAGACGATGAGGCAGCCGACATTTCTCCAACCCCCTTCCGCGTACGACGCCCGACTGTAGAATCAGAGCGATCCGTCTCACCACCGAACTCGGTGAAAGCATTTGCTCAGGCACGTAAGCGTGAGCGTGGAATGTCGAATTCGGAACCCCGGCTTCGCAACGACGAGCAAGAACTTGTCCGGACGACGTCAGTCGCCAGTCGCCACAGCTACCGCAGCCGTCAGCCTACCGTCAGGACCGCGCCGGGCGACGATGTGTCCAGCCTGAGCACCAACAAGTCTGCCGAGGAGGATGTCTGCTTTCCAGTGCAAGATGACCACATGGGGGACCGCCTACACATCGACTTTGACTTCCTCGAGAGCTTCATCCAATCCGACTATGAGCTCCAGCAAACCGAGAGGCTGGAGCGGCGCCCCACTCACAAAGTTTTCTCGGACATGCGCCCATCCACCGCCACTCACGCGTCACCCGTGGTGACTTCCGATGGAGATTTCTTGGAGATGCCTATGGGCAAGACTTCATCCGTCAATGAGAAAGACGACACCGGCTCTGGAACCGAAGCCGCCAAGCCGACTCCTTTGCCTCGAGAAGTGAACCGGTTcaactttttttcctctgcaTGGGAATCGACCATACACGCTCAGTACTTTGGCGACTTGATTCTTCCTGGCGAGGATATCCGTGGCTTGTTCTCCTTCCCGAGGGGCGAGACCGATGGAGTCTGGTGGCTCGATGTCAGCAACCCAACAGCCGAGGAGGTGCGCGGCATCTGCAAAGCTTTTGGTATCCACCCTCTTACTATTGAGGATATTACAACCCAGGAGACTCGTGAGAAGATTGAGCTGTTCCCCTCGTACTATTTTGCTTGTTTCCGCACATTCGAGAAGGTGCAGGACGAGAACGGGGACACCGAATTCGAGCCCTTTTACGTCTATGTGGTCGTCTTCCGCGAGGGGACACTGAGCTTCAGCTCCAAGTCGAACCTGCACGCCAGCCATGTTTCCAAAAGAATCGCTGCGCTGAAGGATTACGTTGCTCTGAGCAGCGACTGGATATGCTATGCTTTGAT TGATGACATTGTCGATTCCTTTGGCCCTGTCATCTCCAAGCTTGAGCTGGAGACTGAATCGGTCGAAGATGAGGTATTCATTGCGCGCAGCGATGACATGCATACCTTTTTGCGCAAGATCGGTGTGATCCGCAAGAACGTCATGGCTCTCATGCGCCTGTTGGGCGGAAAGGCGGATGTCCTGAAGGGGTTCACCAAGCGATGCAACGAGAACTACAAGGTGACGCCTCGGATGGACATTGGTCTCTATCTTGGTGATATTCAGGATCACGTGGTAACCATGATGACGAACTTGGGACACTTCGAGAAGATGCTATCTCGTTCTCATGGTAACTACTTGACGCAGCTCACCATTGACAACATCACTCAGGGCACGGACACCAACAGGATGTTGACCAAGATTACTTTCCTCGCATCCATCATCGTGCCGCTGAACGTCGTCACTGGTCTGTTCGGTATGAATGTTCATGTTCCGTACCAGGAAGTGGAGAGCCTCGATGCTTTCTTTACGATTCTCGGCTGTCTCGGCGCATTTGTGGTTATCTGCCTTTGCACTGCGAGGAAGCTTAAGTATATTTAG
- a CDS encoding microsomal signal peptidase 12kDa subunit, protein MAEQLLEQARDIFEGQIDFQGQKLADNLATILLSIVGTLSFIIGYLLQDIKLAVYIGLGGTALTFALVLPPWPFFNRHPVKWLPVGGGSKPLQTSQNIVIDEKALR, encoded by the exons ATGGCGGAACAGCTTTTAGAGCAAGCTCGCGATATCTTCGAGGGTCAAATT GATTTTCAAGGCCAGAAGTTGGCGGATAACCTAGCTACCATCCTGCTTAGCATCGTCGGG ACCCTCTCTTTCATCATTGGCTACTTGCTACAGGACATCAAGCTCGCTGTGTACATAGGTCTTGGAGGAACTGCACTTACATTCGCTCTTGTTCTGCCGCCCTGGCCATTCTTCAACCGCCATCCCGTCAAGTGGCTGCCTGTGGGAGGAGGATCGAAGCCGCTACAGACATCACAGAACATTGTTATAGATGAGAAGGCACTGCGGTGA